A window of Pseudophryne corroboree isolate aPseCor3 chromosome 1, aPseCor3.hap2, whole genome shotgun sequence genomic DNA:
cttgtggtaatcgagtccatgtgtattggactcctctgtatgtaaatgcgaacaaatattggctgtcagggtgcagaggtaccgaaaagaaagcggagcagaggtcaataacagtgaaaaatttcgcagtgggagggatttgcattaggatgacagctggatttggcactacggggaactgactctcaactattttgttaatcccccttagatcctgcactagcctgtaacccctccccccactctttttaacagggaagatgggactattggcagtgctggacgttcttaccagaatgccctgttgtagcaagcgctctattactgggtaaactcctaactccacctctggcttcagagggtactgtgggatttttggagctatcctaccatcttttacttgtacaactaccggagctacgtttgccattaatccagtgtcctgtccatcttttgtccaaagtgactctggtatctgagatgtcatttcttctacttgggatggagtcctatttgtcataatggtatgtgacattaattttgacggggagtctaacatgtctcgcacttcctgagcgtgattctcaggtatgtccaagaatacaccttcaggagtacaataaatgacgcaccccattttgcacagtaagtctcttcccaggagattggtcggtgccgatgcagccagcaaaaaggaatgcttggtatgtaacggccctactgtaatctcggctggtttgctaacagggtagtgctggactactcctgttactcccatggctggaattgtcctaccagtggttctcatgcccactgtcgaatttatcactgatttggccgcccctgtgtctacaagaaagtttaatgatttaccagctacattgattgcaatttcaggttcacttccaaggcttgcaatcaattttactggctgcagattacaggtatggccacacccctattgggtatggtgacctccctgaatcccgctggcagcaactacttgtgagggagttagctgggaactaccagaggcttgccagtctctgttcggggggtatctttttgtttcccctgcatgtggctcataactccgtttctgtggaccctgctcccaatgtcgtgtgtcgtgtcattgtctagggggttgataagatttttgtgcatttctcgatctacagtctcgtgcaaagtgtccctgtttgtgacaaaaataacatgttaccacatttgacttacccacagggtttggtgatgttaacacaggctgttttgtggtcagggcctgtatacttactgacattaacttatcaccttgtgactccctgtgtctggtgatattccggtcgtgatcaatagcagcctctctcaaagtagccacagacagacctcgccaacatggttgtgtggtctgtaccctagtctttaatgactcttttaaaccatccatcagtaccgatactgctacttctcgatggtttaagtttgttttaatgtcctctatgcctgtgtattttgccatctctgataatgctctgtgaaaatactctgcagctgtttctgactccttttgtttaatggagaatatcttgttccatttaactaccgctgggaaatactcctttaactgtaagcttattctttttacattgtctttgttgtacacatctgtaagaggtacatcctgatctaatccacagtcaactaaaaattgagttgcgtcgacattggagggtaaacaagctcttagcagtacctgccaatctttattattgggctctaaagtgtttcctaggtctctgatgtatttttggctagcaactaaatcttttctagggtcagggaattcagacactatggtccttaattccattcgggtaaacgggctatacatggcgatgttcctaacaggagtgactcctgaagtgtccgttttcccatttggcactactattaccttaacaggattaattctaacaacatcattctgtgtagattctgcagtttgtggtaaaacagtttcagcgtagtgtatggtgccgtacttacccgttgatacgacctcacctgtccctccgctaggggtctttgttactaatcttatgggttgggccgtgcctactgttgtttctgatatggtggctgctagagagagcgctgatattgttgccgattcgtcctcttgatcacactcctggggaaagttcaaaacagggtacaacttgcacgggttaatacttgcattggttaattggttaacattatctttaacatttacacagttgctaagtgtttgtttgttacaccttagtgcgtcattctccgcaaccaatttctctcccgttatgtatggtggcggtggggccgtggctatcagtttcctgatcgagccagatcccgccgcctgagccaatcctctctgtatgtcaccctcctgttgccacaactgcaaataatcataatgcttgattcgtctctttgctgatttaatgagacatatccttctccttaaattcgttaacacttctgtgctgaagctacctactcttgggaatttctccccgtcatgtactgtcattctctcccattcatcacataaagcttctgtgtgacttccgtacttttcacacattacgtaccttgccgacccgactggtcggtttatagaatcaacccgaaccgaggttgatcgcccccttcctgacaactggcccccataatttgcaggtgttacggaaccttacaaaaaaacaaaatattcacgataggttggcggtgaagtttaccgagcacctcactcactcgcccacgccgaccaatacgacctgatcacaccgatatggtgctggcgtactcgacccagggcccctattaacctttgtttactggaaaatgcgagtgtgatccgaagagcattaaccctttccagtaaaggtgtggtcgttagatagttcctgagtgaccagcgaacttccctttttaaaaataaaaaattacacaaatcacgttagaatgtacaaatagcgtttatgaccttcgtacacaaatagtaccggtcaggtttactaatgcacacaattacgtgcggtacaatcgttcagcacataagcaactaatcttatgtacggagcgaccagtggaatcgaaaattgcggctgcgaattccttcagcgagcttgtatggcctatatgggtgtgtgCACCAACCTTTTTTTCGGTGtagtgcctgtggactctatagcggacttctttgtacctagacctcctggtctgttatatgacCTCCTGGTATGACCTCCTGGTATGACCTCctggtatgacctcctggtctgctatacctcctggtatGACCTCTATACCTCctggtatgacctcctggtctgctatacctcctagtccgctatactctaaatgctcaaattttatgtttaaccaaggatgcctccctagccaccgtgcatgtcacttacacgtatgtacctcacgagaactcggtgatttcttttggttcaatcctcaaaattgtaaaaacacactcactcaccacatatacacttttgtttctatttctatttctgcgcagaaatttctctttagaccagatgtgttacaaattaggagaaggatctgttaatttaaatttcgaatttaaaataaatttttcGCTATTTATCgtctgatgcgctacttatcgcttgttgcgctacttatcgcttgttgcgctacttaaaaatcaacactatcgtgtgacttgagttacgtgggcgtacccagacgctccgttgcgtaatttacgctgcgtgcgtcggcctttgcgtacgcgagtctctccctttgttagagacacgtgtacaccaaaccactgtccaccgcaacacaactaacacgttttatcaatgtagatgatcctttatcatctaccgcgcaccacactgacttcgccttgtctctcaggcagagctgtgtgtttgtctatactttaactgtattacctttactcttaaactatgaaatagcggcaaatctctcttagtacgtttctcaattatacaatggcaaacaggagagtgatatatgaaaatacacgaatgaaatgaaaagaaatgcagatatgcgtgcgtgtgtacgcaagacagaaataaacagttttaaaaagacactattgttttgttcttacctccggtcccagattccttcagcaccctttactaagcgaagcagacgcttatccaaacagcactacgaggaatatgacctcccgccctttgctgctggataatgtctgctgaaattacctagtgcagatatgtgaaggacgggcgagccgccaattgataaagctaaatatttatcttatataaaaccctttatgaggtctaagaacactgtacgctatttacgtatgaagtaccgtaagggtacgctcgttgcgtaacaatcgctttgccgtggtcgagacgctcaagcgtcacgttcgctcacggccaagagatcacaggcaggcacgctattggctgctgactaacgtaatggttcactatagcgtaacgggcgctgtatcgggagcgggctgctcgagcgatacagacgctcacgagaatacgctgttggtatcgggcacacttataggtgagcgactaccgtaatgctacgttatcagcgtagcggacgctcgagaccacgaggagatcacgagcggcgcagacgctcacaatgttaaacctttatatctaaaccataaacaatgaaatatgctgtaaaaccttagtgtagagatagggtgtagatgcaacacagtgtaaccttgttaacttaaaagctgtttgagcgtcaccgacgctctgagaatacttaacactataagaaatacacagataccgtgcttagggtccaacgcctaatatatatattatgaatgctatacttgcaaaagaattaatacaatacaagtcatacactacaatataacatagactacctaaccagataactacacaggaaatataatacaattactatttaaagaaaaataagagagaaagaggagaagagagagagagagagagagattggcccacaataacaagaagatcaatatagttgcggagaaacacttacgcacaaggggaaacgatcgcatgcgcctctggacatccagctcccgattttcagcaatgataaccgttgaagagtgagagctggatgtgatcggcctgtctatttatgccccacacacaatgcaattcaatggtccctacaatctcattgttcattggacacaggaattcctcctcgcattataacaaaaggtcataggttgattcatacaggtgggccgtgactatttccaacagctcaggtgggagggaaactgggtttcccgccgcatggataagtaagtgcaaatacagtaaatgttcataaacttcttatgtccataactattcgcacgagcgattaatccgcttcaaaccaacaccggaatattgctaattaaatactcttccgatgggtactaaacaccactgtattactcctgtctgacccttcgtatcaaacaaagagggatttctctgttcacgaacattctatattaaccaaactttcagaatctatcaaagggaccatgatctacaaaatacattatatagtgaaaatatgtaacgattgagtcgcacgctacgatcacataaactctaccgtaaatacgcataccgtgcgcctgcgggtgcccgcgattgtgagtatgcgcacgtacgggagagcgtacgcatgcgcagcacggacctgtgtgaggtgcaaatatggtagtgtgcatagagatatttttctgactttgacagagagtgagtgtgtgttgtGGGGGGCGGTAATCTGTGGCAGcaattgatgtgtgtgtgtgtgtatacacgctGGCTGGGGGCATTGCATTTACCCATGGGGGGTCTGCCTCCAGTAATTTTAGTAGTGGGGGGGGTATCTCCCAGCAATTttagtagtgggggcccccacacgttTGTTGCCAGGGGCCCCCAcctgccttaatccagccctggctacaggtaacatcaccaattctctgttttagaagctttagtaaatttgggGCAGCTCTTGTACCAGTTTAGGGCCTTTGGGGTTCAGGGAATTGAGAGCGTTACAGTTTTTTAACAATTAAACAAAATATGCCCCATTCTAAAGAGAGGGGATTTCAGTTTGTTGCGCCTGCGGTgggtgaaagcagctcaaaacacagaACGTGAGCTGCAATCAGCTCAAAATCGTccagtgtatatgggccttaactctctctgcatatgttacatctgccccccctcagtgcacatggttttgcccattagctaacaaatgtgctgctgccatCAGATCTGAGTTAGTCCCTATGACGCTGGctacagtatggccctcattccgagtcgttcgctcggtaaatttcttcgcatcgcagcgtttttctgcttagtgcgcatgcgcaatgttcgcactgcgactgcgccaagtaaatttgctatgaaggtagtatttttactcacggctttttcatcgctcaggcgatcgtagtgtgattgacaggaaatgggtgtttctgggcggaaacaggccgttttatgggcgtgtgggaaaaaacgctactgtttctggaaaaaacgcgggagtggctggagaaacgggggagtgtctgggcgaacgctgggtgtgtttgtgacgtcaagccaggaacgacaagaactgaactgatcgcagatgccgagtaagtctgaagctactctgaaactgctaagaagtttgtaatcgcaatattgcgaatctttcgttcgcaattttaagatgctaagattcactcccagtaggcggcggcttatcgtaagcaactctgctaaaatcgccttgcgagcgaacaactcggaatgacctcctatgtgtgGTGTTACTGCCATTAGTAGGAGATAGAAAAACATTTACTTTGAGCTCTAACAATAATCTACTGTAAACCTGTGTAAACGTAgcaaataaaacattggggattttgtcatattttgatcaaaacatataAGGTTGCAGCCCACGTCAGGGGACCCCTACATTCTTCTAGTCCCTAATCTAACatatatgcccagcacaccattacattgcagttacatgtactcccaGCTACAGAGGGGAACATCTATACAGAGCTGGCGTGTGAGCCGCACCCAACTAGGCCTGTCATAGCCTTAATTGTAAGATGCCGTGCTAtaacagaaaagaaatatgcccgCACTCGgtgttacccatattgtacatggtaccagctgcgtggcaCTATTCAtgccatatatttatataaaagagaaAGACATTTGCTGTCagctctaacaataatatactgcaaatctgtgtgtagcAAATAAAATAGAGGGGGTTTTatcatgttttgatcaaaacatttaagcttgcagcccacgtcaagggaccccaatattctgcaagtccctcacctggtctatatgcatttaggcagcaggtggtgcttctaccgggagcaggaggcagctggtggtgctactGCCGGGATGAGCAGGCAGCAGAtggtgcttctaccgggagcaggaggcagctggtggtgctgctgccgggatgaggaggcagctggtggtgcttgtgccaggaggaggaggcagctggtggtgcttgtgccttgaggaggaggcagctggtggtgctactGCCTAGAGGAGGATACACCAGCTGGTAGTTTGCCTTGCGCAGGTCATTGTTGTCCACATGTCACTGGTAAAGGAGAATCCTGTGAACAGGCGCTCATCCTCTGAagatattgcagattctgtagGTGAGAGCAGGTCATCCAACGGTATAGCTTCAGCCATTGTCTCTGGGGTAGGATACATGGTAAGTGGGGGAGTTATCCTGCCGGCCTCTAGTTGCTTCCAGTTTATGGACTTGAAGAATGGATGACATTTGATGTTACTACAGAGTTTCTGCCTTTCCTCTGGGTCTTTGCATAAGAGTCTTTCAAGGATGTCCCTAATCTCTGGATGGAGATTGCTCGGATAGCGTGGAGCATCTTGCCTAATAGACAGCATAACCTCGTCAGAATCATCGCCAGCATGAAAGGGGTATACTCCGGTAGCCATTTCAAATAATACTAGCCCGAATGAAAAGAGGTCTACCGTGGTGTTATATGGGATGTTAGAGGTAATCTCTGGGGCCATGTAATACAGAGTCCCAGTTTGTCCTGAGATTTTCTTATCACCATGGACATTCATCACAGAGAGGCCAAAATCTGCGATTTTGACATGGCCAGCTGCATCCAGAAGTATATTGTCTGTCTTAATGTCCCTGTGGACAATGCCTCTTGTGTGCAGGAACTGCAGCCCACAGAGTATTTCTGCTGCAAAAAATCTGATGGTAGGAACATCAAATGGGCCTCTGCGCTGTATTAATTGGAAGAGGTCTCCCCCACTCAGGTACTCCATTACAAAGAATATATGGCCCGGTGTGTGGAACGCTGCATATGTGTGCGGGAAGAATGCACTCTCCCCAGTTATTTTCAGCACCTCTTTCTCTACACACATGGAGTATTTCTTAATGCTCTTCACTTCTTGACTCTTTTCTATTACTTTCACTGCCAGACGCTGTTTACTGATGTAATGGGAAGCTAGGAACACCTTCCCAAAGCCGCCCTCTCCAAGCATTCTGTGGAAGGTCAAACTGGCTAGAAGGTGAGACGCAGCTGTAGTTTCTGGGGTGCTGGCTACGGATATCCCACTTGCATCTGCCGATCTCCTCCTTTTGTTGACAGTTTCCTCACTTATGTGAGTTCTCTTTATGCCCCTCCGTCCTGATGCCTGGGGTATGATGGGCATGCTGGGTCCCTCGCCTGGACTATCATGATGTtcctcctctttctttttcttacaCGTTCCACTGTCCCCTGTCCTGTCTGAGGGTCTTTTAGAGGCCATTCTCTTAAGCATGACCTCAGTTCTGCCACTGCTGGTCTTTCTCATCTTCCTCATAGTTGGGGACTCATCTGATGACTCTCTTGTTCTCTTCTTTTGAAGAGTCTTTGATGCTATCTCAGTTGACTGGTTCTCCTCACGCACCTGGATGTCTCCTGCCAATTCAATTTTGGAAACATCGCCTCTCTCCTCACATatatcctcctccttcttcctcttgCTAGGAGCCGCTAGCTCCTTTATAGCAGACCCGTTGTTATTTGGTCGCTTTCTCTTTTTTGGATCCATATTGTAGAAACAATATAAACAAATTTGCCAAGGGCAAAGAAAAGCAGCTTCACACTGGAATAGGTGAAGATACACTAATGGAAATTATGTTCATGAGCCACTGAGCcagcagccagtgacatcacaaagcttggtgacatcacaaagcttggtgacatcacaaagcagcattgtgacatcatcagcagctGCTGTAGGTCCAGTGTCACTGCCTGCTACCTGCTGTCCCTATAATATAACCAGGTTTTATGTAAGAAAAGTCCCTGACACACTTGGTGCTCTAGGAtgagaatttgggggcaatttttgtGTTTCTTTTTCCCTAGTAGAGTCAGGTGATAGTAAATACTAAGGAAAAACTTCCGCACACATCTTATTACTTTCCTATATTTGTTATTGAACCAAATAAGGTCTGCAGACTTATTTTTACACAgattaataaattataattattatcaGTTAATTATAAAGCATCAATATATTCTGTTGCCCTTCACAATGGGAAcaaacagtatataatatgtaggaataatatgtttttaggttgggagtgccaagatataatttcatttttgCTCCTGTAAATAGCTGGATGTCACCTCCTCAGGGGCAGATGGACTTACCTGctgcaccacctacctgacagagaGAGATTATAAGGTCACGGTGATGCCCTTATGTTAAGGCTGAATAGAATAAAATGGAATTATTCCATAGGGAATTCCTGAGAGGggtcatggtgtttgaggggctgcaACTAAAGTTATTGGACGTACTGAGATGAAATCCGGCATGAATGTGGAGACCCGTCACTTGGTGTGGCATGCCAAATTTGAGGGCACATAAATACAAAAGGAGTCATTGGGAACCATCTAAAGATGACAATGACAGCGTTTTCCTTCCACTTCCTCTTTGGTCAAACTGACCCTTTCCTGCTGCAGTCTATGAGGGATGTTTGGGAAGgtataactcagggtagaggatgaATTATGacttggggggaaatttactaacgcttctaaaacagaaaattggtgaggttgcccatagcaaccaatcagatgctgtctatcatttttctaaaaggcaatagagaaatgatagcatctgattggttgtctCGAGCAGAGCCGGATTATGAGAGGGGCGACATGGGCGGCCATCCTGGGGCTcccacacattaagggcccccaAGACCCCTGCTTTCTAAATTGAAACAGTCTCCCGCAGCCGCCGAGGAGCTATACAGCACACGCCGGCAGCGGCCGTTGAGGagctctgatttcagcacatgccgGCGGCTCAATCAGTGTCTCAGGGATTTCCCTTCGCtatcccgcgagacactgactgagtcGCCGGCGTGTGCTGCTGTCACCGGCCAGGCTGAGGCGCgtccagggtgagtgtgtgtgtgtgttgtggggggCGGTAATCTGTGGCAGcaattgatgtgtgtgtgtgtatacacgctGGCTGGGGGCATTGCATTTACCCATGGGGGGTCTGCCTCCAGTAATTTTAGTAGTGGGGGGGTATCTCCCAGCAATTttagtagtgggggcccccacacgttTGTTACCAGGGGCCCCCACCTGCCTTAATCAAGCCCTGGCTACaggtaacatcaccaattctctgttttagaagctttagtaaatttgggGCAGCTCTTGTACCAGTTTAGGGCCTTTGGGGTTCAGGGAATTGAGAGCGTTACAGTTTTTTAACAATTGAACAAAATATGCCCCATTCTAAAGAGAGGGGATTTCAGTTTGTTGCGCCTGCGGTGGgtaaaagcagctcaaaacacagaACGTGAGCTGCAATCAGCTCAAAATCGTccagtgtatatgggccttaactctctctgcatatgttacatctgccccccctcagtgcacatggttttgcccattagctaacaaatgtgctgctgccatCAGATCTGAGTTAGTCCCTATGACGCTGGCTACAGTATATACAttgtgcagcgctgcaatcagatcatacctcccaactttgaaggggGAGGAAGAGGGACCCCTGCGTGGCAAAGCCGTTCGCAAcccgaaaagggggagtggcttgtCATGGATGGGGTGTGGCCGCCGAGTGGGCGTGGCCGAGCGCCACGGACCCGTtttcggcattttgggggcgtgccgtaagtgtggtatatacttgcacttcgTTGCCGGGGCGAGAACTTCTCCCCTAATTGAACTCCGCCCTATGAATaaaggttgtgtgatccctgtgcagcagtcacagaaagggttaatctctgcagtttgtcactcacattacattgttgcagaagtggagctgggagctgtaaTCACAAACCAGCTGCAATCATTACGctcggtacacactagaccagtggttctcaaactgtgctgtggctccctggggtcagggccggattaacaatggggcgtggggagctgcagctccaggccacccatgaaaataggcccacaggctccacTGCAGTGGTGATAGGAAAAAAATAATTTTCCTGTCACCACCAACAGATGAGCTCACTCACCTTCTCCCAGATGAAACATCGCTCATTCACACCTTCAGCGGGTCCCGATCTCTCCTAAGCCCAGCCTACTCCCAGTGCCGTCTGTAGCTCCGCCCCATGTCAGATGAGGCTCCTCCCACTGTACAGCCCAGGACTGACACCCGAAGCTCTGCCCACTGAGTTGCATGAAGCCCCGCCCAATCACTCCTATCCTTCCCTCAGCAACTGAGAGATGGCACTGGCAGCCAGGCTGATCTGCCTAGCACAGGAGGGAAGGCATCTGGCAATGGCTGAGGGGAAACCAACATGACAGGAGTACCTTCCAGGGACGTGgaggcagaggaggcagtgcctcccctgtcataatgattaaaataataaaaagaagatatttataacacagagtctgttataaatatatatttttattattttaatcatttcccccctgtgtatgtggctgcatgttagggtgtgaggcagcgggagaggtgcctcctgctgctaacattaaagtccgggcagcggggggcgggcaaggggcggggcgcagcaatgggctgtgagagCCCATTGAAatagaatggggaagcggcacctttactggtgcctcaatgacaggggcgtgcattcagccccgatgaatgcacgcgccTGTCagacccccagatgtgattggcccagcggatccagtgctggatccgctgtccaatcagtagcgagcccccttcccggctgcagcagacgccgtgagcTGTGTGGGCGCCGCTGACTgagactagaggtcataattgacccctggtgtctgagctgcgttactatgggagagacgtcatgagtcatgacgtctctcccgtagtagagaggagccggaaacggaggcagcgctgcaggagtggtaagtatgtgtgtgtgtattttttttttttaatgtgtgcttgtttgggggcgtggcctggacgggcatggagtagcacttgcattgtgcagctctccagccacttaATCCTGCAGCTATATCCTGTACTCCCCCCCTGGGTCTAATACTGGGGCCATCGGTGTGTGAGCACCCCCTGTCCCCCTGGAACGGGTTTGAGTATCCTGCCGCTGTCTCCGGAGGTCCGGGAGTCCTGTGTACCTGTGGGCCCTGATCTGTGCTGGGCCGGAGTGGGGGACTGCTGCCTCGTGCTTTGTCCGGAAGTTCGGCTCCTGTTCCCCGCCGCCACCCGCTGCGGCCAGCCAGAGCACCTGGACGACGAGAGCGCCGGGCTCTCCTCTGCCGCCCCGTCAGCCTCCTGTGGTATCCGGGGGGAGTCCGGTGTGGGGCTCCTTGCATCATCTCATCTGCCGCGGACTCGCGCTGCCCGGGacaccggaagtgcggctcccgctgTCCGCCACCGCCCGCAGCAGCCAGATGGGGCACACATACACGGCCCGCGGGACTGCACTGTTTGTCCCTCTACTCGTGGGGGAAGCCTGGAGGGGAGCGTGGCCACCCTGCATATTGCTGGCTGCCTGCCTTGGCGGCCATTTTCTGGATTCCTGCTGCTGTATGTCCCCTTCCACATTGGGACCCAGGTACAAGTGGTGCACTTTCTATACCGTGCGGGGGATTAATCCTTGGAGCCTCAACTGTGCTGGCTGGGTGGCTATTGGGCTGcatataacctttcccccctcctgTTTTAA
This region includes:
- the LOC135054641 gene encoding protein kinase C delta type-like — encoded protein: MDPKKRKRPNNNGSAIKELAAPSKRKKEEDICEERGDVSKIELAGDIQVREENQSTEIASKTLQKKRTRESSDESPTMRKMRKTSSGRTEVMLKRMASKRPSDRTGDSGTCKKKKEEEHHDSPGEGPSMPIIPQASGRRGIKRTHISEETVNKRRRSADASGISVASTPETTAASHLLASLTFHRMLGEGGFGKVFLASHYISKQRLAVKVIEKSQEVKSIKKYSMCVEKEVLKITGESAFFPHTYAAFHTPGHIFFVMEYLSGGDLFQLIQRRGPFDVPTIRFFAAEILCGLQFLHTRGIVHRDIKTDNILLDAAGHVKIADFGLSVMNVHGDKKISGQTGTLYYMAPEITSNIPYNTTVDLFSFGLVLFEMATGVYPFHAGDDSDEVMLSIRQDAPRYPSNLHPEIRDILERLLCKDPEERQKLCSNIKCHPFFKSINWKQLEAGRITPPLTMYPTPETMAEAIPLDDLLSPTESAISSEDERLFTGFSFTSDMWTTMTCARQTTSWCILL